In the Desulfobaccales bacterium genome, one interval contains:
- a CDS encoding thioredoxin family protein: protein MKKVQVLGPGCPKCEQLARNAEEAAKALGVEYELEKIKDLNQMMAMGIFMTPALVVDGEVKVVGKVPSVEELKAMLA, encoded by the coding sequence ATGAAAAAGGTGCAGGTGTTGGGGCCTGGGTGTCCCAAATGTGAGCAGTTGGCCAGGAATGCCGAGGAGGCGGCCAAGGCGTTGGGCGTGGAGTATGAGTTGGAGAAGATCAAGGATCTCAACCAGATGATGGCCATGGGGATCTTTATGACCCCGGCGTTGGTGGTGGACGGCGAGGTGAAGGTGGTGGGCAAGGTGCCCAGTGTGGAGGAGCTGAAGGCCATGTTGGCCTGA
- a CDS encoding (Fe-S)-binding protein, with amino-acid sequence MLLQKIKSYDIFRPKCDASKEVLHSIATLEEDISPVFPYLNAELGGWDYDQRNQVLLLKLSEGKWITLHPREIAIRGALDMEESHALLKWIKGQINDVWERREQIRPRYTSQAGLKVMEILKLLPLTNCKACGYATCMAYAAALREGETTPENCPPLWEDSYREKRERLQAYLDSYGWRALDTF; translated from the coding sequence ATGCTCCTGCAGAAAATCAAAAGCTATGACATCTTCCGCCCCAAGTGCGACGCCTCCAAAGAGGTCTTGCACAGTATCGCCACCCTGGAGGAGGACATCTCTCCGGTCTTCCCGTATCTCAATGCCGAGCTGGGGGGCTGGGATTATGATCAGCGCAATCAGGTTCTGCTCCTCAAGCTCTCCGAGGGCAAGTGGATCACCCTGCACCCCCGGGAGATCGCCATCCGGGGGGCCCTGGATATGGAGGAGTCCCACGCCCTTCTCAAGTGGATCAAAGGCCAGATCAATGACGTCTGGGAGCGCCGGGAGCAGATCCGGCCCCGCTACACCTCCCAGGCGGGCCTCAAGGTGATGGAGATCCTGAAACTCCTGCCCCTGACCAACTGCAAGGCCTGCGGTTATGCCACCTGCATGGCGTATGCGGCCGCCTTGCGGGAGGGGGAGACCACTCCCGAGAACTGCCCGCCCTTGTGGGAGGACAGCTACCGGGAAAAACGGGAGAGGCTCCAGGCTTACCTGGATAGCTACGGCTGGCGGGCCCTGGATACTTTCTGA